One segment of Streptomyces bathyalis DNA contains the following:
- a CDS encoding nuclear transport factor 2 family protein, whose amino-acid sequence MAGTDGTEVVRACMESYVAQDRERAEALIADDYSFTSPQDDHIDRAAFFERCFPTAERLRSQKILSVVPAGGDDVFLLYEYELQTGERHRNVEVATVRDGRLTETQVFFGGRVR is encoded by the coding sequence GTGGCCGGCACCGATGGGACCGAGGTCGTCAGGGCCTGCATGGAGAGCTACGTCGCGCAGGACCGCGAGCGAGCGGAAGCGCTGATCGCCGACGACTACAGCTTCACCAGCCCGCAGGACGACCACATCGACAGGGCCGCGTTCTTCGAGCGCTGCTTCCCCACGGCTGAACGCCTCAGGTCGCAGAAGATCCTGTCGGTCGTGCCGGCCGGGGGCGACGACGTCTTCCTGCTCTACGAGTACGAACTGCAGACGGGCGAGCGCCACCGCAACGTCGAGGTCGCGACGGTCCGCGACGGGCGCCTCACCGAGACCCAGGTCTTCTTCGGGGGTCGCGTCCGCTAG